A single Cottoperca gobio chromosome 7, fCotGob3.1, whole genome shotgun sequence DNA region contains:
- the LOC115010886 gene encoding sushi, von Willebrand factor type A, EGF and pentraxin domain-containing protein 1-like, producing the protein MKTVGLNIVILSFALLVSAQVPRKCSAPPKYPHTRLVETTVQKFIRGAKVYYDCAEDFTPFSGNRDVRCNGGKWTTLTLKCEKVSCGNAGDLPNGDFQYEGNSFGEKVNAVCNAGYTLKGPHYMICKKSGWAGEVPSCEAGETTCSTPAVNNSVSSAADVSVYRVGDHMTFTCSQGFQLDGAQRITCGPGGVWQHQPPRCLPSPDATQSPIKETGGCGVPVATDNVNLADKYITKTSFKSGDRVLYVCDVGYTQAGGSRYRSCIKGMWTPLMLKCERKLCGTAGEIINGDFTYTGVEFGDQATAVCNEGHILVGRATRNCLSKGWDGRVPACEAVVCEEPSRVTNAEMQGPQEPPYTYRTVISYHCRVGTLIGKGNIWCTKDGTWSDSPPECKEITCPSPNVPNGYWRKAQRELYRESDVVSIECKRGYAKSSRGTVTCGHDGRWSPRLPKCIPQHRRRN; encoded by the exons ATGAAGACTGTCGGGTTGAATATTGTGATTTTATCGTTTGCTTTACTTGTTTCAg CTCAAGTGCCAAGAAAATGTTCGGCACCACCGAAGTACCCGCACACCAGACTAGTGGAGACCACCGTACAGAAGTTCATCCGTGGGGCGAAGGTTTATTATGACTGCGCAGAGGACTTCACTCCCTTCAGTGGGAACAGAGATGTGCGGTGTAATGGTGGGAAATGGACTACACTGACTCTAAAATGCGAAA AGGTATCATGTGGTAATGCCGGAGATCTGCCTAACGGAGACTTTCAGTATGAAGGGAATTCATTCGGGGAGAAAGTTAATGCTGTATGCAATGCGGG ATACACTCTAAAAGGACCCCACTACATGATATGCAAGAAGTCTGGCTGGGCTGGTGAAGTCCCATCTTGTGAAG CGGGAGAGACCACCTGCTCCACCCCTGCAGTGAACAACTCTGTGAGCAGTGCTGCAGATGTTTCTGTATACCGGGTGGGTGACCATATGACCTTCACCTGCAGTCAGGGCTTCCAGCTGGATGGAGCTCAGCGCATCACGTGTGGTCCCGGTGGCGTGTGGCAGCATCAGCCGCCTCGCTGTCTGCCTTCACCTGATGCAACTCAGTCACCCATAAAAGAAA CAGGGGGATGCGGTGTGCCGGTGGCCACCGACAACGTCAACCTCGCTGACAAGTACATCACAAAGACTTCTTTCAAAAGTGGTGACAGAGTCCTTTACGTGTGTGATGTCGGATACACGCAAGCGGGAGGCAGCAGATATCGCAGTTGCATCAAGGGAATGTGGACACCGCTGATGCTAAAATGTGAAC GAAAGTTGTGTGGCACTGCAGGAGAGATTATAAATGGAGACTTTACATATACTGGAGTGGAGTTTGGAGACCAAGCTACAGCTGTCTGTAATGAGGG GCATATTCTTGTAGGACGGGCAACCAGAAACTGCTTGAGCAAAGGCTGGGACGGACGTGTTCCTGCCTGTGAAG CTGTGGTGTGTGAGGAGCCTTCAAGAGTAACAAATGCAGAGATGCAAGGCCCTCAGGAGCCACCGTACACATACAGGACTGTGATCAGCTATCACTGTCGTGTGGGAACTCTGATTGGAAAAGGGAACATTTGGTGCACCAAGGATGGGACGTGGAGTGATTCTCCTCCTGAATGCAAAG AAATAACTTGTCCATCTCCAAATGTGCCCAACGGCTACTGGAGGAAAGCTCAGAGAGAGTTGTATCGCGAAAGCGACGTTGTATCCATCGAGTGTAAAAGGGGATACGCAAAGAGCAGCCGGGGCACGGTTACCTGTG
- the LOC115011099 gene encoding LOW QUALITY PROTEIN: 6-phosphofructo-2-kinase/fructose-2,6-bisphosphatase 2-like (The sequence of the model RefSeq protein was modified relative to this genomic sequence to represent the inferred CDS: inserted 1 base in 1 codon) encodes MAGRQQRPPAAPDGSAEAKRTDLRTNEKKCSWASYMTNSPTVIVMIGLPARGKTYMSKKLTRYLNWIGVPTKVFNXGVYRREAVQSYKSYDFFRHDNKEAMLIRKQCALVALEDVKAYLNEEGGQIAVFDATNTTRERRELILNFAKDNAYKVFFVESICDDPEVIATNILDVKVSSPDYPERDRESVMEDFLKRIECYKVTYQPLDPDEHDKNRSFIQVINVGRRFLVNRVQDYIQSKIVYYLMNIHVHSHSIYLCRHGESHHNVEGRIGGDSELSERGRQFSTELKGFVEEHRLSDLKVWTSQLRRTIQTAEELGVPYEQWKILNEIDAGVCEEMSYEMIEETYPEEFVMRDQDKYHYRYPGGESYQDLVQRLEPVIMELERQGNVLVICHQAVMRCLLAYFLDKSADDLPYLKCPLHAVLKLTPVAYGCKVDMFDLKVEAVNTHRDRPLDKVRADAVPPAFLRRNSFTPLSSQDQIKRPRLYSVGNPPQARMSQAPTLPRMQFSEASEGAELLQSVDSVNGFSAADTDDCVRS; translated from the exons ATGGCTGGCAGGCAGCAAAGACCTCCAGCTGCTCCAGACGGCTCAGCAGAGGCCAAAAGGACGGACCTCAGGACCAATGAGAAGAAGTGCT CTTGGGCCTCCTACATGACCAATTCTCCAACTGTGATCGTGATGATTGGTTTGCCCGCTCGAGGGAAAACCTACATGTCAAAGAAGCTGACACGGTACCTCAACTGGATCGGAGTGCCGACAAAGG TATTTA CTGGAGTTTATAGGAGAGAAGCAGTGCAGTCGTACAAGTCCTACGACTTCTTCAGACATGACAATAAAGAAGCAATGCTAATTAGAAA ACAGTGTGCTCTGGTGGCACTGGAGGATGTCAAGGCCTATCTGAATGAGGAGGGAGGCCAGATCGCT GTTTTTGATGCCACCAACACCACCAGAGAAAGGAGGGAACTCATCCTTAATTTTGCAAAGGATAACGCCTACAAG GTGTTCTTTGTTGAGTCAATATGTGACGATCCAGAAGTCATCGCTACGAATATCCTG GATGTGAAGGTGTCCAGCCCAGATTACcctgagagggacagagaaagcGTCATGGAGGATTTTCTGAAGAGAATAGAGTGTTATAAAGTGACGTACCAACCTTTAGATCCAGACGAACACGACAA GAACCGCTCCTTCATCCAGGTCATCAATGTTGGCCGTCGTTTCTTGGTCAACAGGGTGCAGGACTACATTCAGAGTAAAATAGTGTACTACCTCATGAACATCCACGTCCACTCCCACTCCATCTACCTCTGTCGGCACGGAGAGAGCCATCACAATGTGGAAGGACGCATCGGGGGAGACTCGGAACTGTccgagagagggagacag TTCTCGACAGAACTGAAGGGTTTTGTGGAAGAGCACCGTCTGTCAGACCTGAAGGTTTGGACGAGCCAACTGAGACGCACCATCCAGACGGCAGAGGAGCTGGGAGTTCCCTACGAGCAGTGGAAGATCCTGAATGAAATAGATGCT ggTGTGTGTGAAGAAATGTCCTATGAGATGATTGAAGAAACGTACCCAGAGGAGTTTGTCATGAGGGACCAGGACAAGTACCATTACCGCTACCCTGGAGGAGAG TCCTACCAGGATCTGGTTCAGCGGCTGGAGCCAGTCATCATGGAGCTGGAGCGACAGGGCAACGTGCTGGTCATCTGTCACCAGGCGGTCATGCGATGCTTGCTCGCCTATTTCCTGGACAAGAGCGCAG ATGATCTGCCCTACTTGAAGTGTCCCCTGCACGCGGTCTTGAAACTCACCCCTGTGGCTTATG GTTGTAAAGTGGACATGTTTGACCTGAAGGTGGAGGCTGTCAACACTCACAGGGACAGACCATTA GATAAAGTCAGAGCAGATGCCGTGCCGCCAGCTTTCCTCCGACGTAACAGCTTCACGCCGTTGTCCAGCCAGGACCAGATTAAACGACCTCGTCTTTACAGCGTGGGCAACCCTCCGCAGGCCCGCATGTCCCAGGCCCCCACATTACCCAGGATGCAGTTCTCCGAGGCATCCGAGGGGGCAGAGTTGCTACAAAGCGTA GACTCTGTAAACGGCTTTAGTGCAGCGGACACAGACGACTGTGTTCGGAGTTAA